Proteins from a single region of Prinia subflava isolate CZ2003 ecotype Zambia chromosome 10, Cam_Psub_1.2, whole genome shotgun sequence:
- the RNF2 gene encoding E3 ubiquitin-protein ligase RING2 isoform X1, whose product MWNAGGGGAGAMSQAVQTNGTQPLSKTWELSLYELQRTPQEAITDGLEIVVSPRSLHSELMCPICLDMLKNTMTTKECLHRFCADCIITALRSGNKECPTCRKKLVSKRSLRPDPNFDALISKIYPSRDEYEAHQERVLARISKHNNQQALSHSIEEGLKIQAMNRLQRGKKQQIENGSGAEDNGDSSHCSNASTHSNQEAGPSNKRTKTSDDSGLELDNNNTTVAIDPVMDGASEIELVFRPHPTLMENDDSAQTRYIKTSGNATVDHLSKYLAVRLALEELRSKGESNQMNLDTASEKQYTIYIATAAGQFTVLNGSFSLELVSEKYWKVNKPMELYYAPTKEHK is encoded by the exons CCATGTCTCAGGCCGTGCAGACCAACGGGACACAGCCTCTGAGCAAGACCTGGGAGCTGAGTCTGTACGAGCTGCAGAGAACACCGCAG GAAGCCATCACAGATGGCCTGGAGATCGTGGTGTCCCCGCGGAGCCTGCACAGCGAGCTCATGTGTCCCATCTGCCTGGACATGCTCAAGAACACCATGACCACCAAGGAGTGTCTGCACCGCTTCTGCGCTGACTGCATCATCACCGCCCTCAGGAGCGG CAACAAAGAATGTCCCACGTGTCGCAAAAAGCTCGTTTCAAAAAGATCCCTGCGGCCAGACCCCAATTTTGACGCTCTCATCAGTAAGATCTACCCGAGCCGGGATGAGTACGAGGCTCATCAGGAGAGGGTGCTGGCCAGGATCAGCAAGCACAACAACCAGCAAGCCCTGAGTCACAGCATCGAGGAGGGATTAAAGATCCAGGCTATGAACAG GTTGCAGCGGGGCAAGAAGCAGCAGATCGAGAATGGCAGCGGGGCCGAGGACAACggggacagctcccactgcagcaacGCCTCCACACACAGCAACCAGGAGGCAGGGCCCAGCAACAAGAGGACCAAAACCTCGGATGActctgggctggagctggacaACAACAACACCACAGTGGCCATAGATCCCGTGATGGACGGGGCCAGTGAGATCGAGCTGGTGTTCAGGCCCCACCCCACGCTCATGGAGAACGATGACAGCGCGCAGACAAG GTACATCAAGACCTCAGGCAACGCCACGGTGGATCACCTGTCCAAGTACCTGGCGGTGAGGCTGGCGCTGGAGGAGCTGCGCAGCAAGGGCGAGTCCAACCAGATGAACCTGGACACGGCCAGCGAGAAGCAGTACACCATCTACATCGCCACCGCCGCCGGCCAGTTCACC GTGCTAAATGGGTCCTTCTCCCTGGAACTGGTCAGTGAGAAGTACTGGAAAGTGAACAAACCCATGGAACTGTACTATGCCCCCACCAAGGAGCACAAATAA
- the RNF2 gene encoding E3 ubiquitin-protein ligase RING2 isoform X2, whose amino-acid sequence MSQAVQTNGTQPLSKTWELSLYELQRTPQEAITDGLEIVVSPRSLHSELMCPICLDMLKNTMTTKECLHRFCADCIITALRSGNKECPTCRKKLVSKRSLRPDPNFDALISKIYPSRDEYEAHQERVLARISKHNNQQALSHSIEEGLKIQAMNRLQRGKKQQIENGSGAEDNGDSSHCSNASTHSNQEAGPSNKRTKTSDDSGLELDNNNTTVAIDPVMDGASEIELVFRPHPTLMENDDSAQTRYIKTSGNATVDHLSKYLAVRLALEELRSKGESNQMNLDTASEKQYTIYIATAAGQFTVLNGSFSLELVSEKYWKVNKPMELYYAPTKEHK is encoded by the exons ATGTCTCAGGCCGTGCAGACCAACGGGACACAGCCTCTGAGCAAGACCTGGGAGCTGAGTCTGTACGAGCTGCAGAGAACACCGCAG GAAGCCATCACAGATGGCCTGGAGATCGTGGTGTCCCCGCGGAGCCTGCACAGCGAGCTCATGTGTCCCATCTGCCTGGACATGCTCAAGAACACCATGACCACCAAGGAGTGTCTGCACCGCTTCTGCGCTGACTGCATCATCACCGCCCTCAGGAGCGG CAACAAAGAATGTCCCACGTGTCGCAAAAAGCTCGTTTCAAAAAGATCCCTGCGGCCAGACCCCAATTTTGACGCTCTCATCAGTAAGATCTACCCGAGCCGGGATGAGTACGAGGCTCATCAGGAGAGGGTGCTGGCCAGGATCAGCAAGCACAACAACCAGCAAGCCCTGAGTCACAGCATCGAGGAGGGATTAAAGATCCAGGCTATGAACAG GTTGCAGCGGGGCAAGAAGCAGCAGATCGAGAATGGCAGCGGGGCCGAGGACAACggggacagctcccactgcagcaacGCCTCCACACACAGCAACCAGGAGGCAGGGCCCAGCAACAAGAGGACCAAAACCTCGGATGActctgggctggagctggacaACAACAACACCACAGTGGCCATAGATCCCGTGATGGACGGGGCCAGTGAGATCGAGCTGGTGTTCAGGCCCCACCCCACGCTCATGGAGAACGATGACAGCGCGCAGACAAG GTACATCAAGACCTCAGGCAACGCCACGGTGGATCACCTGTCCAAGTACCTGGCGGTGAGGCTGGCGCTGGAGGAGCTGCGCAGCAAGGGCGAGTCCAACCAGATGAACCTGGACACGGCCAGCGAGAAGCAGTACACCATCTACATCGCCACCGCCGCCGGCCAGTTCACC GTGCTAAATGGGTCCTTCTCCCTGGAACTGGTCAGTGAGAAGTACTGGAAAGTGAACAAACCCATGGAACTGTACTATGCCCCCACCAAGGAGCACAAATAA